Proteins from a single region of Hymenobacter aquaticus:
- a CDS encoding agmatinase family protein: MANSPSPSLEKKLAAFDPNALGDTAGGLYGLPFTVDEAQVVVVPVPWEVTVSYRGGTAQGPEAIREASLQVDLYEPDIPEAWRMGLAMEEEDEKVAEESRSLRTLAAEYIGWLEAGQPADQAKNFATVPARVTERGKALLDYLKQKTGAYLDAGKGVVLLGGDHSTPLGYMHALAERHEEFGILQIDAHCDLRPAYEGFQYSHASIMYNALQLPQVKKLVQVGIRDLCQQEAELVDQSGGRVVMFHNRFLSNEKFAKKSWKKVCGKIIAQLPPKVYLSFDIDGLDPKLCPGTGTPVPGGLEFEEALYLIRTIVESGREIIGCDLNEVAPGDTEWNAIVGARLLFQMAHWMGVSQGRIKAKVSEK, translated from the coding sequence ATGGCTAACTCTCCCTCTCCAAGCCTGGAAAAAAAACTCGCCGCCTTCGACCCCAATGCCTTGGGTGACACGGCCGGCGGCCTGTACGGATTGCCCTTCACCGTGGACGAAGCGCAGGTGGTGGTAGTGCCCGTGCCGTGGGAAGTAACCGTTTCGTACCGCGGCGGCACGGCCCAGGGCCCCGAGGCCATCCGCGAAGCCTCCCTGCAAGTCGACCTCTACGAACCCGATATTCCGGAAGCCTGGCGCATGGGGCTGGCGATGGAAGAGGAAGACGAGAAAGTAGCCGAGGAAAGCCGCAGCCTGCGTACCCTGGCCGCCGAGTACATCGGCTGGCTCGAAGCCGGGCAGCCGGCCGACCAGGCCAAGAACTTTGCCACCGTGCCCGCCCGGGTTACTGAGCGCGGCAAAGCCCTGCTCGACTACCTCAAGCAGAAAACCGGGGCCTACCTCGATGCCGGCAAGGGCGTGGTGCTGCTGGGCGGCGACCATAGTACTCCGCTGGGCTACATGCACGCCCTGGCCGAGCGCCACGAGGAGTTTGGTATTCTGCAGATCGACGCCCATTGCGACCTGCGCCCGGCCTACGAAGGCTTTCAGTACTCGCACGCTTCCATTATGTACAACGCCCTGCAACTGCCCCAGGTCAAGAAGCTGGTGCAGGTGGGCATCCGGGATTTGTGCCAGCAGGAAGCTGAGTTGGTGGATCAGTCGGGCGGACGCGTGGTGATGTTCCACAACCGGTTTTTGTCGAACGAGAAGTTTGCCAAGAAGTCGTGGAAGAAGGTCTGCGGCAAAATCATTGCCCAGCTGCCGCCCAAAGTCTACCTGAGCTTCGACATCGACGGCCTGGACCCCAAGCTTTGCCCCGGCACCGGCACGCCCGTGCCCGGCGGCCTGGAGTTTGAGGAAGCCCTGTACCTGATTCGCACCATCGTTGAGTCGGGCCGGGAAATCATCGGCTGCGACCTGAACGAGGTAGCGCCCGGCGACACCGAGTGGAACGCCATTGTGGGGGCGCGGCTGCTGTTTCAGATGGCGCACTGGATGGGCGTTTCCCAGGGCCGCATCAAGGCCAAGGTTTCGGAAAAGTAG
- a CDS encoding YeeE/YedE family protein, translating to MLDFLRQPWPWYVAGPLIGLTVPALLLLGNKTLGISSSLRHLCAACVPAGLPFLTYNWRAESWNLFFVLGIVIGGFVGYQVLGHPATVAISAETVRDLKAQMGLTDFSGLLPNELFALENLANWKGWVFLVLGGFLVGFGTRYAGGCTSGHAIAGLSNLQWVSLVAVIGFFVGGLLMTWVIYPLLF from the coding sequence ATGCTTGATTTTCTTCGCCAGCCCTGGCCCTGGTACGTGGCCGGCCCGCTCATCGGGCTGACGGTACCGGCCCTGCTGCTGCTGGGCAACAAGACCCTGGGCATCAGCTCCTCGTTGCGCCACCTCTGCGCCGCCTGCGTGCCCGCCGGCCTGCCCTTCCTGACGTATAACTGGCGGGCCGAAAGCTGGAACCTGTTTTTCGTGCTGGGCATCGTCATCGGCGGCTTTGTTGGCTACCAGGTGCTGGGCCATCCGGCTACCGTGGCCATTTCGGCCGAAACCGTGCGCGACCTCAAAGCCCAGATGGGGCTGACGGACTTCTCGGGCCTGCTGCCGAACGAGCTGTTTGCTTTGGAGAACCTGGCCAACTGGAAAGGCTGGGTGTTCCTGGTGCTGGGCGGCTTTCTGGTCGGCTTCGGTACGCGCTACGCCGGGGGCTGTACCTCGGGCCACGCCATTGCGGGCCTGTCGAACCTGCAGTGGGTGTCGCTGGTGGCCGTCATTGGCTTCTTCGTGGGTGGCCTGCTGATGACCTGGGTAATTTATCCGTTGCTGTTCTAA
- a CDS encoding chemotaxis protein CheC: MDLHMTELERDIIREILNIGLARAADSFAVIAQEKVLLEVPNLDIMPGSNILDKVHEFEGTHAIIQSDIRGEFNGTTLMFFSGQHVQRLSRVCLRMSVPDSINIDEMQESLLLEISNIITGALVTQLANILKAKIYGAPPKAPKGNIAGSLHTLLESQPKVQPLIFSVITQFSDKENSVELPLMLFFDRNTFEKILEIIRTYDFLGGQENKA; encoded by the coding sequence ATGGATTTGCACATGACGGAACTAGAGCGTGATATTATCCGCGAGATTCTGAACATTGGGTTGGCCCGCGCGGCCGATTCCTTTGCAGTTATCGCGCAGGAAAAGGTATTGCTGGAGGTTCCGAATCTGGACATCATGCCCGGGAGCAACATCCTGGATAAGGTGCACGAGTTTGAAGGCACGCACGCCATCATCCAATCCGACATTCGCGGCGAGTTCAACGGCACCACGCTGATGTTCTTCTCCGGCCAGCACGTGCAGCGCCTCTCGCGGGTGTGCCTGCGCATGTCGGTGCCCGACTCCATCAACATCGACGAGATGCAGGAGTCGCTGCTGCTGGAAATCAGCAACATCATCACCGGGGCGCTGGTTACGCAGCTGGCCAACATTCTGAAGGCCAAGATCTATGGTGCGCCGCCCAAAGCGCCCAAGGGCAACATTGCCGGCTCGCTGCACACCTTGCTGGAAAGCCAGCCCAAGGTGCAGCCCCTGATTTTCTCGGTTATCACCCAATTCTCCGACAAGGAAAACTCGGTGGAGCTGCCACTGATGCTGTTTTTTGACCGCAACACGTTCGAGAAAATCCTGGAGATTATCCGGACCTACGACTTCCTGGGTGGCCAGGAAAACAAGGCCTAG
- a CDS encoding MBL fold metallo-hydrolase has protein sequence MKIEQFEDKGLAHFSYAILSECARAVVLIDPARDPQPYYDYARANDATIVSVIETHPHADFVSSHLEIARHTGATIRVSKLLGAEYPHAAFDEGQSFTVGKLTFRALNTPGHSPDSISIVLSREGQDVAVFTGDTLFIGDVGRPDLREKAGNLTATREELARQLYYSLREKLMVLAGNVLVYPAHGAGSLCGKALSGATQSTIADEKFGNPMLRALSEEEFVSELLADQPFVPQYFGYDVALNRTGAPAYAPSVQQVNRLASGTALAAGAVIVDTRPEAEFKQGHVAGAINIQQGGKFETWLGSIVGPEEPFYLLAADEATRENLIQKAAKIGYEARVQGALIGTPTPTATLPTLDVAAFRQHPEQYTIVDIRSAGEHRDEPIFAPSLSIPLPELRERARQLPTDKPVVVHCAGGYRSAAGASIVAAALPGTPVLDLGEAVKSFHPAAVSH, from the coding sequence ATGAAAATCGAACAGTTTGAAGACAAGGGCTTGGCTCATTTCTCCTACGCCATTCTGAGCGAGTGCGCCCGCGCAGTCGTGCTCATCGACCCCGCCCGCGACCCGCAGCCTTACTACGACTACGCCCGGGCAAATGACGCCACCATCGTGAGCGTCATCGAAACGCACCCCCACGCCGACTTTGTGAGCAGCCACCTGGAAATTGCCCGGCACACCGGAGCCACCATCCGCGTGAGCAAGCTGCTGGGGGCCGAATATCCCCACGCGGCCTTCGATGAGGGTCAGTCGTTTACGGTCGGCAAACTCACCTTTCGGGCTCTGAACACGCCCGGTCACTCGCCCGACTCGATCAGCATTGTGCTGAGCCGCGAGGGCCAGGACGTGGCCGTGTTCACCGGCGACACGCTGTTTATTGGCGACGTAGGCCGCCCCGACCTGCGCGAGAAAGCCGGTAACCTGACGGCCACCCGCGAGGAGCTGGCCCGGCAGCTGTATTACTCGCTGCGCGAGAAGCTCATGGTGCTGGCCGGCAACGTGCTGGTGTACCCGGCCCACGGCGCAGGCTCGCTCTGCGGCAAGGCCCTGAGCGGGGCTACCCAGAGCACCATTGCCGACGAGAAATTCGGCAACCCGATGCTGCGCGCGCTGAGCGAAGAGGAATTTGTCTCGGAGCTGCTCGCTGACCAGCCCTTCGTTCCCCAATACTTCGGCTACGACGTGGCCCTGAACAGGACCGGCGCCCCGGCTTACGCCCCGAGCGTGCAGCAGGTGAACCGTCTGGCTTCCGGCACCGCTCTGGCAGCTGGGGCGGTGATTGTTGACACCCGTCCCGAAGCCGAGTTCAAACAGGGCCACGTGGCGGGCGCCATCAACATCCAGCAGGGCGGCAAGTTCGAAACCTGGCTGGGTTCCATCGTGGGCCCGGAAGAGCCGTTCTACCTGCTTGCGGCCGACGAGGCAACGCGGGAAAACCTGATTCAGAAAGCCGCCAAAATCGGCTATGAGGCGCGGGTGCAGGGTGCCCTGATCGGTACGCCCACTCCGACAGCCACGCTGCCCACGCTGGACGTAGCGGCTTTCCGCCAACACCCGGAGCAATACACAATCGTGGACATCCGCAGCGCCGGTGAGCACCGCGACGAACCGATTTTCGCGCCCTCGCTGAGCATTCCGCTACCGGAGCTGCGGGAACGGGCCCGGCAGCTTCCGACCGACAAGCCGGTGGTGGTGCACTGCGCCGGCGGCTACCGCTCGGCGGCGGGTGCCAGCATCGTGGCCGCCGCGCTGCCCGGCACTCCGGTGCTGGATTTGGGCGAAGCCGTAAAATCCTTCCACCCGGCGGCGGTCAGCCACTAG
- a CDS encoding DUF6691 family protein — MKNLKYLVLGGLFGIILTKSEVVSWWRIQEMFRFQSFHMYGVIGSAIAVGLVSLQLIKRNRLKSLNGEVITLADKKYTHGAWIGGIIFGLGWALTGACPGPMFAQLGSGVASAAVLILAALAGTWTYSALREKLPH; from the coding sequence ATGAAAAACCTGAAATACCTGGTGCTGGGCGGACTATTCGGCATTATCCTTACCAAAAGTGAAGTGGTGAGCTGGTGGCGCATTCAGGAAATGTTCCGCTTTCAGAGCTTCCATATGTACGGGGTCATCGGCTCGGCTATTGCCGTTGGCCTGGTTTCCCTCCAGCTCATCAAGCGCAACCGCTTGAAAAGCCTCAATGGCGAGGTTATTACCCTCGCCGACAAGAAGTATACCCACGGCGCGTGGATTGGCGGCATAATTTTCGGTTTGGGCTGGGCCCTCACGGGGGCCTGCCCGGGGCCGATGTTTGCCCAGCTGGGCAGTGGCGTGGCCAGCGCGGCAGTGCTCATTTTGGCCGCGCTGGCCGGCACCTGGACCTACAGCGCCCTGCGCGAAAAGCTTCCGCACTGA
- a CDS encoding phage holin family protein: MGFILKLLLTAIITYVLARFLPGAHLGGFTDAILLVIVLAILNAVLKPILKILGFPITVLTLGLFLLVINAVIVLLADWLLAGFKLDGFLSALIFSVALSLVTSVVDMVID; the protein is encoded by the coding sequence ATGGGTTTCATCCTCAAACTGCTGCTGACCGCCATCATCACCTACGTGCTGGCCCGTTTCCTGCCCGGAGCGCACCTGGGCGGCTTCACCGATGCCATCCTGCTGGTCATCGTGCTGGCCATCCTCAACGCGGTGCTCAAGCCCATCCTGAAGATTCTGGGCTTTCCCATTACCGTGCTGACGCTGGGTCTGTTCCTGCTGGTTATCAACGCCGTCATCGTGCTGCTGGCCGACTGGCTGCTGGCCGGCTTCAAGCTCGACGGCTTCCTTTCGGCCCTGATCTTCAGCGTCGCACTGTCGTTGGTAACGTCGGTGGTGGATATGGTTATCGACTAA